The nucleotide sequence TCAGCGCCACCCCCTTGGCCCGGCCGGTCGACCCGGAGGTATAGATGATGTAGGCGAGATGATGCCCCTCCAATTTCACCCCGGGATTCCCCTCCGCCTGGTCCGCCCACGCCGGTGCCGGATCGTCGAGCGTCCATATCGCTCGATCAGCCGACTCGGGTAGCGACGCCCGCAAATGCCCCTGCGTGAGCACGACCGTCGGGGCGGTGTCGGCCAACACAAACTCCAGACGCTCCCGCGGAAAATCCGCATCGAGCGGCACATACACGCCTCCCGCTTTCAAGATGCCGAGTTGTCCCACCACCATCTCGATCGAGCGCTCCACGCAAATCGCCACCGTCGTGTCCGGCTGCACGCCGTGCGCAATCAGGTGATGCGCCAGTCGATTCGCCCGTCGATTGAGTTCGCCGTAAGACACCTCGCGTCCGTCGCAAACCACCGCCACCGCATCGGGCCAAGCCCGCACGCAGGCCTCAAAAGCCTCCGGAATCGTGGCAAACGGCAGCGGCACCTGACGGACGATCCAAGAAAGATCGATCGCATGATCTGGGTGCCGTGGGTTGTCGGCAACGGAGCTGGGATGGGAACGGGGCAAAGCGGGGTGCGGCGGAGTCCTTCACCGAATCCGGAGGCAGTCGCAATCCTAAGTGCGTGTTTTCAAGCAGTTTGGGGCCATCCGCCCCCAAATCTCCCTCTCGTCGCGCGCATTCGCCACCCCTTGGCATTACGCACTTTCACCACGCCTCCCCCACACCATGCTCGTGAGCACGGCGATATCGTTGCGAAATTTAATCCAATTTTGTCCCAAAACAGGATTAGACTGCCGCATGGACCTCGCCCTCTCCACTCCGGCACTCCTGTTTCCGGCGATCAGCCTGCTGTTTCTCGCCTACACGAATCGGTTCCTGCACCTCGCGGCGCTGATCCGCAAGCTACACTCCGATCACCTCGCGGGCAACGATCCCTGTGCCAAAGAGCAGATTCTCAATTTGCATCGCCGGCTCAGCCTCATCCGCTGGATGCAGATCTGGGGTGTGGCCAGCCTGCTGGGATGCACCCTCGCCATGGTGTGCCTGTTTTTTGGCTGGGGCTCGACCGGCTCGATGGTTTTCGTGGCGAGTGTGCTCGCGATGACCGTCTCCCTCGCGTTGTCCCTGCGGGAGATTTTTATCTCCGGTGGCGCCTTGGCCATTCTGCTCGCCCAACTGGAAAACTCCCCTCGGGCCAAATCCTGAAATCCAAGATGCGCTTGCGTTCCACGCCATTTGACCCCGAGCAATTCGCCGTTTGGCGCGAGCACAGTATTGCGGCGTTTGCTGCCGACAAGATCGCCGCCGGCACTTGGTCAGCTGATCAAGCGCCCGCCCTGGCCGTCGCATCTTTCGATGAATCACTCCCCCAAGGATCGGATACAACCGGTCACGCGATCCGCCGCGTAATCAACGACGCAACTGAAGAACTGATCGGTTGGTTCTGGGTCGGTCCCGCCACCCACAGCGCGCCGGGAACCGCTTGGTTGTTCGATATCGAAATCGTGCCGGAGCATCGCGGCCAGGGCCACGGTCGAGCTGTGCTCAAATTGGCCGAAGACGAAGCGCGGACGCTGGGTTTCAGCACGCTCGGCCTCCATGTGTTTGCGCACAACCCCGTGGCGCGCCATCTCTATGAGGCCTGTGATTTCCAACTCACCGACCTGAACTACGCCAAAAAACTGTAAGGTTCGACCATGTCCCGCGATCCCCGTATCGACACCTACATCGCCCACGCGCAGCCGTTCGCCCAGCCCATTCTGAAGCACCTGCGTGAACTGGTGCATCAAGCCGTCCCCGAGGTGGTGGAAACCATCAAATGGGGAGCCCCGGCCTACACGCTGAAAGGCAAGCAGGTATGCCTGACCGCCAGTTTCAAAGCCCATTGCGCTTTGTCCTTCTGGGCCAAAGCCATGGAGGAGGTGCTCGCGGCCGACGGCATCGGGCCACAGGAGGGTATGGGCAACCTCGGCAAGATCACCGACCTGACCGACCTTCCCGCCCGAACCAAACTCATCCGTTACCTGCAAACGGCCGCGCGACTGGCCACCGCCGCTCCCGCCGGTCGACCCACCGCGAAAACTCGCAAGCCCACGCTCGCCACGCCGCCGGAGCTCGCCTCCGCTCTCCAACAACCGTCCCACGCCGCGGCCGCCCACACGTGGACCGCCTTCACTCCCGCCAAACGCCGTGAATACATCGAGTGGATCACGACCGCCAAGCAGGACGCCACCCGCGCCCGCCGCCTCGCGACCACCCTCCAGTGGCTGGCCGAAGGCAAGACTCGCCACTGGAAATACCAGAACTGCTAAAAAGCCTCGCTCGAAAACTCACGCTCCCCACGCCACCGACCCAGCATGCTGCGGCCGCGACGATGAACGGCTCACGCCATCACTAAAGTCAAATGGCAGGAATCGAACGCCGAGACCTAAAGATCTGTGACCGGGGGCCGATATAGTGAGATGACCCCCGTCGCGGCACCCCGACTCCGGATCCCACCCCCTACGTGATACCCTCCTTCCTGCATCGAACGGCCACCGCTTGGATAATTCTGGGACTGTCTCTCGTGGCGACGTTCATCGGCTGGCGGTTTTCCGTGGAATACACCGAACAAGTGGCGCAGGAGCGTTTCACGTTCGCCACCGACGAGGCCGAGCTCCTGATCGAGGAGCGCATGCTGGAGTATGAGCAAGCGTTGCGCGGTGGCGTGGGCCTGTTCGGTGCCTCCTCCCCCATCTCCCGCGATGACTGGCGGCACTACGTCGAAACATTGCGAATCCAACGCTACTTTCCCGGCATCCAGGGCATGGGCTTTGCGCGGCTGATTCCGCCCGAAGCGTTGGCCGATTTTGAAGCCGATATTCGTCGACAGGGTTTCCCTGATTTCAAGGTGACTCCGGCGGGACCCCGCGACATCTACACGGCGATCGAATTTCTGGAGCCCTTCGATGCGCGCAATCAACGCGCCTTTGGCTACGACATGTTTTCGCATCCGGTTCGCCGCGCCGCCATGGCACGATCCCGCGACACCGGTGAAGCGGCCATGTCGGGCCGGGTCGTGTTGCTGCAGGAAACCGACACGGACATCCAGCCCGGCGTCTTGACCTACCTGCCGGTCTATCGCCGGGATCACCCCACGAGCACGATCGCGGAACGGCGGGAGGCCCTGGTGGGCTACGTCTACGCCCCGTTTCGCATGCGGGACCTCATGTCCGGCATCCTCGAGCACACCCGGCGCGAGGTGGACGTGCAGGTCTATGACGGCCCGACCGTGAATCCCGCCACATTCCTGCACCAGACTTTCACTCCCGACGCGGTGGCCGGGGCCCCGGGCGAACCTCGTTTCACGGAGACCCGACAGATGACGATCTCGGGCCAACTCTGGACCATCGTCTACACCACCAACGAGAATTTCGATCAAGCGACCGTAAACTACTTGTCCAACTTCGTCGTCGGCACGGGCATCGCCATCGACCTGCTCCTGTTCACCATCATTGCGGCTCTCGGTGCCCGCTATCGGTCGGAGCATGTGGCCGCCACCACCTCGGCTGCCAAGGCTCAACAATACGCCTACCGCCACGCGGCGATATTGAAAAGCGCGGGCTCCGTGATCGTCGCCGCGAACGCGGAGGGTGTCATCGTCGAGTTCAATCCGGCGGCGGAAAAAATGCTGGGCTACACCGCGGCCGAAATGATTGACCGCGAAACCCCCGCCGTCTTTCACGACCCCGACGAGATCGCCCAACGCGCCGGGCAGTTCAGCAAAGAGTTGGGGCGACCACTCGAACCCGGTTTTGAGGTGTTCGTCGCCAAGTCGGATCTCAACCTGCCCAACACCCATGAGTGGACCTACATCAGCAAAGACGGGAACCGCATCCCGGTCCTGCTGACCGTTACCGCGCTGCGCGACAGCAACGATGCCATCACCGGTTACTTGGGCGTCGCGCATGACATCTCCGTGCAAGCGCAAGCCCAGCGCCGACTCGCCAACACTCTGGCCGAGGTCAAGTCCCTCACCGCGGCGCTCAACGAACATTCCGTCATCGCCGTCACCGATCTCAACGGGTTCATCCGCGAGGCCAACGACAAGTTTTGCGACATCTACGGCTACGCCCCCGAGGAGTTCATCGGCCAGGACTACGGCATGCTGAAATCCGGGGTCCATGATGGGGCATTTTTCGCCCAGATGTGGGGCGTCATTTCGTCCGGTCGACCTTGGCACGGCGAGATTTGCAACCGGGCCAAAGACGGCCGCCTTCGCTGGATCGACACCAGCGTCCTTCCCGTGCTCGACGCCGACGGCGTGCCCCGCAAATACATTGCCGTCAGCACCGACATCACGCCTCAACGCCAGCTGGTCAAGCGACTCGAACTCACGCAGCACATCGCCGCCATCGGAGGCTGGGACGTGGATCTGATCGCTGGCACCGTCCGGTGGACCGACGTGACCTACGACATCCACGAGTTGGAACGCGGATCACCCATCGATCTTGATCAGGGCATCGCCTTTTACCACCCCAACGACCGGCAACGCGTCCGCGACGTCGTGGAAAACGCGATCGCGACCGGAGAATCCTGGGACTTGGAGTTGCGCATCACCACCGCCAAGGGCCACGAGAAGTGGGTGCGGGCGGTGGGTCGCGTCGAGATGAGCGGCGACAACGCCATCGCCCTGTTCGGCACCTTCCAGGATATCCACGAAACCAAGACGGCCCAGCTCGCTCTGCGCGCCAGCGAAGAACGGTTCCGCACCCTTGCCGCCGTCCTCCCCATCGGCATCTGGGAAGTCAACGCCGAGGGCGACTGCCTCTACACCAACCGGGCCTACCAGGAGAGCACGGAGCTGACCTTGGAGGAAACGCTGGGACGCGGTTACACCACGGCCGTCCATCCCGAGGATGTGGACGGACTGTTTGCAGCGTGGAATCGCTTTGTGACGGGCACCGAGAGTTTCGAACACGAGTTTCGCTTCCGCACGAAATCGGGCCAGATTCGCTGGGTGCACTCCCAGGGCACCGCGATCAAACGCGACGGCCAAACTCTCGGCTACGTTGGCGCCAATCTCGATATCACCGAAAGCCGCCAAGCCATGAACGACATGGCCGCGTCCCTGCACGAAAAAGAAATCCTGCTGCGCGAGGTGCACCACCGGGTGAAGAACAACCTGCAACTCGTCTCCAGCCTGCTGAACCTGCAGGCCGGCTACATCAGCGACCCGACCACGCTCACGGTTTTTCGGGAAAGCCAGCAACGCATCCGCTCCATGGCCCTCGTCCATGAGATGCTCTACGCCCACACCTCTCTGGCCAGCATCCAAATCGATGTTTACCTCAAGGAACTGGCGGGGTCGCTGCGCCGCAACTTTCCGGACTTTGCCGCCCGCATCCTGCCGAGTTTCAACATCGCGCCGCTACACATTCAGCCCGAAAAGGCCATTCCCCTCGGTCTCATCGTGAACGAACTCCTCACCAATGCCTTCAAACACGGCATGCGTGACGATTCCCCGCTCGAGATCTCCATCGACCTGCAACCCGATACCGCGGGCCGGGCGGTGCTGCAGTTTTCCGACAATGGCCCGGGCATGCCGGCCGATGTCGAAGTCAAAACCCCGAAGTCACTCGGACTGCGCCTCATCTCCCTGCTTTCGCGGCAGTTGCAGGCCACCGTCACCCTTCCGCAAGCTGGTCAACCCGCCCACTTCGAGTTCATTCTGCCCATCGACCCGCCCTCGACCGCCGATAAATGAACGCGCTCCCCCGAATTCTCATCGTCGAAGACGAGGCGATTCTCGCCGAGGACATGCGTGAGTCCCTCCAAAGCCAAGCCTTCGAAGTGGTCGATATCGTCGACAGCGCCGCCGACGCCTTGGACCGGGCGCTGCAACTCCGGCCCGACCTCATCATGATGGATATTCACCTGCGCGGGAACGATGACGGGGTCACCGCCGCGCAGACGATTCGCGAGCAGTTGGACGTGCCCATCGTGTTTCTCACGGCCCACAGCGACCGGGCCACCCTCGATCGGGCCAAGGCGACCAGCCCCTACGGCTACTTGATCAAACCCTTTCAGGATCAGGAACTGCGCGCCACGGTCGAGATGGCCACCTACCGCCACAAAGCCGACGCCCAACTCGGCCGCATGGAGCGCTGGCTTCGCACCACCCTCCAGAGCATCAGCGACGGCGTGGTCACGGTCGACCTCCAGCGACGGGTCACGTTCCTCAACCCCGTCGCCGAGCTGGTCCTCGGATGGAACCGGCGGGACGCCGTCGGCAAATCCTATCAGGAGGTGTTTCGGTTGAGTGATCAAGCCGGTCATCCCGTCGTCGACCCCATCCGGACCGTCATCGAAAACGGCGAAACGCTGCACTTCGATCACAGCTACATGATCGAGACCAAAGACGGCCGCCGTCGCCGCGTCGACGACAGCATCACCCCGATCCGGGACGAGCACGACGCCATCACCGGCGCCATCATCATCTTCCGCGACGCCACCGAAAAATGGGAGCTGGAACGGAAACAGCAACGAGCCGAAAAACGCATTCAGGAGGCGCAACGCATGGAAAGCCTCGGCATGCTGGCGGCGGGGGTCGCGCACGATTTCAACAACCTGATGGCCGTGGTGATTGGCAACGCCGATCTCCTGCGCCAACCCGCGGTGACCCCGTCGGACCACGAGGAATCCATTACCGAGATTCTCACCGCCGCCAAACGGGTCGCCGGGCTGTGCGCCCAAATGCTCAGCTACTCCGAAAACGACCACCAAACTCCCTTGGAGCCGTTGGATATCACCCGACTTCTCGCCGCAACCACCGGGCAGTTGAGAACCCAGCAGCCCGCGAACGTGGAAATCCACACCGCTCCATCGAGCCCTTCACTGCGGGCGTTGGGTAACCCCGGGCGGTTGCGACAGCTGTTCACCAATCTGCTGCTCAATGCCTTCGAAGCATTTCAGGACCAACCCGGCCGCATCGACATCGAGGTGGTCACCGTTACCGCGCTCCCCGGTGATCTGCGCATCACCCCGGATCAGGATTCGGTCGGCGGATGCTGGATCAAGCTCACCGTCCGCGACAACGGCTGCGGCATGGACGCCGCCACCCGGGACCACATCTTTGATCCGTTCTTCTCCACCAAGTTCGTCGGGCGCGGTCTGGGCATGTCCATCGCGTTCAATGTCGTGAAGCTCCATCACGGCGGGCTCGGCGTCACCAGCACGCCGGACGCAGGCACATGCTTTGACCTCTATCTCCCCTGCGCCAAGGACGCCCCGGCCACCGCCGAAAGTTCCCGCGCTCCGTTCGCCCGGGTGGCCGAATTTTCCGGCCGCGCCATGGTGGTGAATCACGATGCCGATGAGCGCGAATTGATCACCATGATCCTGGGCGCGATGGGCCTGGGCCCCGTGGCCGTCACCGATAAATGCCAACCGGCCCTCGACCTGATCCGTCAGGAGCCGCCGCCCGCCGTCGCCCTCTTCGATCTGGGCACGCCCGGATCGTCCGGCACCGACATCCTGCGCGACTTGCGAACGACCCACTCCTGGATCCCGGTCGTGCTGACCGGCGACGGTTACTCCCCCGCAGTTGCCGACATCATCGCCGCCGATCCTTTCACCATCTTCGTCGCCAAACCGTTCGAAGTGCCAGACCTCGCTGCCGCCATTCGCGAGTTGCTCTCCCGCACCTGAGCCTGCCGGTCGCCCCGCTCTTTTCGGTGGTCCTCAAACAGTCCGGTCCCCTGCGACATTGCGACTGGTTTCACTCCGTTTTCGCTTCGTTGCTTCGAGTGCCCCTCGACTACCCCGCATGCCCCTGCCTCGTTGTTACACTTTCCCGCGAGCTCCCGCCTTCCTGCTGTTCGCGCTTTTGATCGCTCATATCGGTCGAGCGGACAAACACGTCGCGATCCGTGCCACCGCTTCGCCGGACTACGAGGCCTCCCGCCAAACCGAGAGTGGTGCTCCGCGCGTCGAACGCTACGTGTTTCTCAAAGGTAAGTTTTTTGAGGGTGCGATCCGTGACAAATCCCTCGAAGAAACCGAGATGATCGAGGTCGCTCGCGCCTTGGCTCCCCATCTGGCGAAGCAAAACTATCTGCCCACGTCCGAGACGGCCGAAGCCGACATCGTCATCGCCGTGCACTGGGGACTCACCACGTCGCTCAAACACAACACCGACTACGTCATGCACATGATGGAGCAAGCGCGCGAGCAGCAACGCGTGGACCAAGATTTCTACCAGGCGGTCTACGTCGACGAAAACGGCGCGGATATTATCCCGACCGACTACGCCCAAAGTTTGCTTCAGCAAGGTGCCGCCGATCGCGCCGCCGCGCCAGACTACGAATGGGCGCGCATGGCATCGACGCGTTCGGAACGCGACATCAGTGAACGCCCCATTGCGACCGTGCTGGGTTTTTCCGAGGCGCTGCGTCGTGACGCCAAACGGGCCGTCGCGGGCGAAGATGCCCGCACTCTCCGTCACTATCTCAACGAGGAGCGGTATTTTGTCATCCTCATGGCCTACGACCTCAAAAGCGGGAAGGATGGCAAACCGATGGAACGCAAATGGGTCGCTCGCCTGAGTGTGGCCGCCGCCGGCATCAATTTTCCCATGGCCCTCGAACGTCTGGGCGAAACCGGCTCCGACTATTTTGGCACCGACCAACCCGAACTCAAAGTAAAGCGAGCCCCGGTGAACGACCACCGCGGCGAGGTCGAGATCGGCGACGCCATCGTCATCGAAAACCCCTGATCGTCCGACAACACGGGGTTATCGCTTCAGGGCCCGCCAGGCGTAGCGACCCACGGTCAGAGTTCCGGCCGCCACGGCTTCACCCGTGATGGCATCCGTGAGCCCATCCGGCACCACCACCGTGCCGCCTTGACCGTCGCAATTGATCGCGATCCACCACGACTCGCCGTTCGCATCACATTGCGGTGCGATCAACGTGCCCGGACTCGGCTGCCCCCATGACGCCACCCCCGCTTCCGCGGCACAGGACCGCACGAACTCGTGTAACCACTTTCCTCCTACATCGCCCTCCGGCTCGGCGGTTAGCATGACGATGCGTCCCGCCCCCCAATCACGCTCCGTCCACCACGCCAACCCCTCGGCGGGGGAATCACTGCGCAACACCCCGCGCACCCGCGTCGCCTCCGACGACGGTCGCAGAGCCATTCCCCACCCCGCCAGCGGGATCTCCCGCGCGGAATCAACAATGCCCTTGGTCCCGCTGCCGGTCAGGGGCCACGCGTAAACCATCTCCACCCCGGCAAGACGCTCCAACCGCGCCCCCAAGCCCGCATCGGTTGGCACATTGTGCTCCGCCGTCCGCGTGCCCGTCAGCGGACCGCACACCCAGGTGCCACCCGCCCGCACCCAGGCTTCCACGCGATCGAGAAACACTTCGTCCACGCACGCCATCGCGGGCGTGAACAGCACCTTCAACCCATCGAGCGCAGCCCCCTCGAAACGCACGTCGCGCGGCAACCCCGCATCGCACAGCCGCCGGTGCCACGCTTTGAGCGTCGCCAGATAATCCACCGCATGTCGCTCACGATCGGCCCCCAACGGTTCGACGTCCAGCATCACGCGGCCGCGGTCGCTCCACGTCAGCGCCACCTCCGCCGGGGCCGGGCAACTGTTCGCCAACAGCGGTTCCAACGCTCGCCGCGCGGACTCGACCGCCTGCACTTCGGCGTGACCGATGCTCGGCTTAAACCACGCACTCATCACCGCACTGTGCGGCATCTCACAACCCCCGCGTTGCTGACGCCACAGCCAGTAACACATCGTGCGTGCCCCGAGCGCGAAGGACACCACCGCTTCCGCCGCCAAAAATCCCTTGGGGTGGGACGTCTCGTGGGCCCCGAACCAGCCATTGTGGGCCACGCTCGTTTCCATCACCCAGTGCGCCCGATTTGGTTTGGCGGCCCGAAACAGATCGTGATCGAACACCCCGTCGCTCCAATTCGCCGCCGACGGGTAATCGTCGAACGACACAAAATCCAACCCCGTGCTCATGCGCTCCAGATTGACCGCAAACCCCACGCCAAAGTTGTGCGTGATCGGTTGCTCGGTGTGCCGCCGCAGGATCGCCGCCTGCTCATCCATGAACGCCGCCACGCGTTCCCGCGCAAACATCCGCCACGCCGTGCTCAACGACGCGTGGTGCAGAAACGGCGTCGACACCGGGGCGGGCACTTGGTCGAAACGTTGATACGTCTCGCTCCATACATCCGTGCCCCACGCCGCGTTGAGCTCATCGATCGAGCCGTAACGCTCGGCCAGCCACCCGTGCCACGCCGCGATCGCGTGCGGATTAAAATCCTCCGCCACGTGACACTTGAACTCGTTGTCGATCTGCCATCCCACAATCGCCGGATGCCGCCCCAGCTCCGCCCCACACGCCTCGACGATGCGGTGGCAGGCCGCCCGCACGTCGGGGTTTTCAAAGGAGGCATGTTGCCGACTGCCATGACTCATCACCACGCCGGCCGCGTCCGTAAAACACCGCTCCGGATGCCCGTGCGTCAGCCAAATCGGCGGCGTCGGCGTCGGCGTGCACCACACCACGGCGATGCCGGCGGCGTGCAACCGATCCAGCACGCCCTTGAAATACTCGAGTGAAATCTCGCCCTCATTCGGTTCGATCACCGACCACGCAAACTCCCCCATCCGCACCAGGTTGATCCCGAGCCGCTGCATCTCCGCGATATCGCGTTCGAGATCTCCGGCGGGCCAGAGCTCAGGGTAATAACAAACACCGTGGTAAAGAGGGGTCGCAGGCATGGGAGGTAAAATCCGACCCCATTCCTTCACGGGCAGCCACTCAATTCCCGCCCGCACCGACTGTCCGATTTCCGCCCCCATCAGGTCCGGTCGCACATCCCTTCCGGAAACCACGTCATCACGACTCATTCAACCGCCTGAGTGGCGATCGGATCGCGACTCATCGGCATCGCGATCGTGGTGGGAGCACATCCTGGCGGCGTCCCTCGGCTGCACCGCCGACGCCCCGGGTCTTCCCTCCCCCAAATGATCATATGAAACCACCCCGCTCATTACGTCACTTCACCCGACTGCTTCTCCTTTTCGCATCGGGCTTTTTTACGTCCGCCGGCTTTGCCGCCGACATCACCCTCACCGCCGCCATGCTCAATGACTACCACCTCGGTGGGGGCATCGTGGACTTCGCCGACGCCACCATCGGCTACCCGCCCAACGACGTGCCCAACAATCTCGCCCCCGGCGACACCATCTACATCGAGGCCCACACCCGGAAATTCATCCGCATCAAAAATCTCACCCAAGGCACCGCGGCCAACCCCATCACGATTACCAACACCGGTGGACAATTCATTCTCGAAGCCCCCAGCCCCACCGACGCCACCTCCAAGGGCATCGGATTGTTGGGCGTCCAGCACGTGATCCTCAAGGGCACCCCCGACCCCGGCAACTACGACTACGGCATTAAAATCGCCAGCACCAAGAACGGCGCCACCGGCATCAAGATCGGTCACAACGGCCAGACCGGCGAAGACTTTGTGGGCTCCTTCGATGTCGAGGTCACGGGCATCGAAATCGGCAACACCGGCTTTGCCGGCATCCAAGCCAAGTGCGAAATCGCCGCCGCTGATCTGCCCGAGGAAGGCTACATCATGGAGGACATCCACATCCACCACAACTACATCCACGATGTTCACGGCGAGGGTCTCTACATTGGTTGGACGTCCTCGGGGCACCACGACATGGGCAACGTCACCATCAACGACAATCTCATCGTCAACGCCGGCTGGGACGGCATTCAGCTCACCACCTGCCGCGAAGGGGGCCTGATCTACAACAACATCATCCTCGGTTACGGCGTGAACAGCTACACCGCCGAGGAAAACAACATCCCCTACTATTGGCAAAACAGCGGCATCGGGGTCAGCGGTTCCACCCTGGATATTCACCACAACTGGGTGCAGGCCGTCAGCGAGTATGCCGGGGCCGCCGTCAGCGTCTCCACCTACGGCGACACCACCGTGACCAACAACGTGCTCATCGGCGGCGACTTCAGCTCCGATCCGGCCGAGGACGGCATCTACATCTCCGAGGGCTCGACGCCGCCAATGGGCGCGACCATCACTATCGCCAACAACACCGTGATCGAACCCGAGCGCGACGGTATTCATATCACCAATACCGTTAGCCTGCCGGTGGCGTTTACCAACAACATCGTGGCCCATCCCATCACCGGCGGCTACGCCGTGGACAACACCGGCACCGCCCTCACCGCCACCACCAACCTCTACACCGCCACCGTTGCCGCCGCCGGATTCGTCGACGCGAGCTCCGACGACTATCATCTCGCCAGCGGTTCGGCCGCCATTGATACCGGCACCGACACGTCGGCCGCCGGCGTCACCGACGACTTCGACACCTTGCCCCGGCCCGAGGGCGCGGCCTACGACATCGGGGCGTTTGAACGCGAAGCGGACATCACCCTGACCATCATCACGCCCGACGCTTGGGGCACGGCCTCCGGCAGCGGCTTCTGCTCCGCCGCAACGGCCTTCAACGAACAACCCACCTGGGACGCCGCCAACCTCATCCCGGTGGGCGACGCCGCCAGCCCGCATGCCGGCACCAAGACCGCCTATACCAACCGCCACTGGTATATGGATTTCGGGGCCGACTACGCCAACGTGCGCATCGTGGCCATGTGGACCCGCTACCGCCCCTCCAGCCCCGGCAGCTTCAGTGGCTTCGACGGCATGTGGTGGGACAATGACAACGACAACGTCAACGACGGCACCACCGCCACCGGCATGAACTTCGGCACCGCCCAGGACATGCCCAGCACCAGCGAGCAATTGTGGGTGCAGGACGCCGATTTTTCCGGCGCCCCGATCACCCCACCCAGTCGCTACCTCCTGGTCAGCACGGGATCGACACCCACTGATCGCGGCAACGAGTTCGCCTTTGTCGGCTACATCGTGCCCTGACATTGCCCCGACTCCCTGCGGCGGCGATCGCGGCTCCTGAGGCCCGATCGCCGCTGGCCGTTTTACTCCCGCCGCCCCCATGCCCGCCTTCGATCTCCCGCTCGATCAACTTCGCACCTACCGAGGCGCTTCGCCGCGGCCGGCCGACTTCGACGCCTACTGGGAGGCGGGGCTGCGGGAGCTCGATCACACCGACCCCGATCCGGTGCTCGTGCCCAATTCCACCATCACGACACCTCAAACCGAATGCTTCGACCTGTGGTTCACCGGGGTCGGCGGCGCCCGCATCCACGCCCAGTTCGTGCGGCCGCGACGATCCGATGTGACCACCGCCAACCCCGGTCCGGCCGTCTTGCTGTTTCACGGCTACTCCGCTGCCTGCGGCGACTGGAGTTCACTGCTGGGATTTGCCGGGGCGGGTCTCGCCATCGCCATGCTCGACTGCCGGGGCCAGGGCGGCGCGTCGGAAGACGTGGGCGGCGTCAAAGGCATGACCTTGCGCGGCCATTTCGTGCGTGGATTGGCCGACCCCGACCCGACCAAACTGCTCTTTCGTGCCATCTATTTGGATACCGTGCAACTGGCCCGGGTAGTGATGGCGCAACCCGAAATCGACGCCGCTCGCGTCGGTGCCTTCGGCGGTTCCCAGGGCGGCGCACTCACCCTGGCCTGCGCCGCCCTCGAACCACGGCTTAAACGCATCGCGCCTGCGTTTCCCTTTCTGAGCGACTTCCGTCGGGTCTGGGCCATGGATCTGGCGGAAAATGCCTACGAGGAACTGCGCTACTTCCTGCGAATCAACGACCCCTGTCACGA is from Synoicihabitans lomoniglobus and encodes:
- a CDS encoding acetylxylan esterase, which translates into the protein MPAFDLPLDQLRTYRGASPRPADFDAYWEAGLRELDHTDPDPVLVPNSTITTPQTECFDLWFTGVGGARIHAQFVRPRRSDVTTANPGPAVLLFHGYSAACGDWSSLLGFAGAGLAIAMLDCRGQGGASEDVGGVKGMTLRGHFVRGLADPDPTKLLFRAIYLDTVQLARVVMAQPEIDAARVGAFGGSQGGALTLACAALEPRLKRIAPAFPFLSDFRRVWAMDLAENAYEELRYFLRINDPCHERVEEIFTRLGYIDVQHLAPRIQAEVLFFTGLMDNVCPPSSQFAVFNRITAPKEMVMYPDFAHEALPGAADRTFNFLLGL